One Leptospira terpstrae serovar Hualin str. LT 11-33 = ATCC 700639 genomic region harbors:
- a CDS encoding heme lyase CcmF/NrfE family subunit gives MNNLGTILLTASLAILVFSALQTIYGIYKQDRKAIELGRLALMTNPFVIVLTFTVLLTQLARSDYSNYYVVMHSSEHLPLFYKMTSIWSGSSGSLLFWNLILSVFTFIVLWQTRKSIEDRIPMMNLILAVLSGFFSFLAVFYGDAQPFREFVPEAAAGRGLNPLLQHWAMIIHPPILYIGYVSISIPFAIAMSALVSGQLSEDWMKFIRKWTLFSWFFLGTGILLGSKWAYEELGWGGYWAWDPVENASLMPWLLTSAFVHSVVIQERRGMLKFWNMLLVILAFHFSLLGTWITRSGVLEGPHSFSKSTIGTPFIIYIIGSFLFFTGFVIYRRKNLTPERNLEAITSKEGSFLLNNFLLVLSTAAILLGVFSPLLYGKEFKAPWFNSWGVPAGIFLLLLMGAAPLLAWRKGAGAVFFSTLLKPFIAGIIGGGLYILFYSQNFTKPDSKYGDVLAEVYSVLTVTIGVFTISGIIQEYYRGIRARREEFQNENLFVAGYRMLLKNKRRYGGYLVHFSLVLVFIGYAGNAFKINTSVRFFYELQPPTSEEIVYQSIDKAMIGGYQIEASTLKLKPVLISGLGGEPNIQNVIVSQEGTFGIFRGTDKLSDLVTERRFYPQISHLTGDFETHIPTSEPAILSMAKEDFYIQLGAIETSDLKSENPDLPLMFMQYYFTPGSEMDKLKFFLNFPKQIVANLEVWVNPLVKLIWLGSLLYFLSGIFLLLPLGETKKKSEG, from the coding sequence ACTTGGCCGACTTGCATTAATGACAAATCCATTTGTCATCGTTTTAACATTTACAGTTTTATTAACACAACTCGCCAGATCAGACTATAGCAACTATTATGTGGTCATGCATTCAAGCGAACACCTTCCATTGTTTTATAAAATGACATCCATCTGGTCAGGTTCGTCAGGAAGTTTGTTATTTTGGAATTTAATACTGAGCGTTTTCACATTTATCGTGTTATGGCAAACTCGTAAGTCAATTGAAGATAGAATTCCTATGATGAACCTTATCCTTGCGGTTTTATCTGGATTTTTTTCTTTCCTCGCAGTATTTTATGGCGATGCCCAACCTTTTCGTGAATTTGTTCCAGAAGCAGCAGCAGGTCGAGGTCTCAATCCTCTCCTCCAACATTGGGCGATGATCATCCATCCACCCATCCTTTACATTGGTTATGTAAGTATTTCTATTCCTTTTGCTATTGCCATGTCGGCACTTGTTTCAGGACAACTTTCTGAAGATTGGATGAAGTTCATTCGGAAATGGACTTTGTTTTCTTGGTTCTTTCTTGGAACTGGAATTTTACTTGGATCGAAGTGGGCCTATGAAGAGTTAGGTTGGGGTGGATATTGGGCATGGGATCCAGTTGAAAATGCATCTCTTATGCCATGGCTACTCACCAGTGCGTTTGTGCATTCAGTGGTGATCCAAGAACGTAGAGGGATGTTAAAGTTCTGGAACATGTTACTTGTGATACTTGCCTTCCACTTTAGTTTGCTTGGAACTTGGATCACTCGTTCAGGAGTTCTAGAAGGCCCACACAGTTTTTCTAAATCTACGATTGGAACTCCGTTTATCATCTATATCATTGGTAGTTTTCTATTCTTTACAGGCTTTGTCATTTATAGAAGAAAAAATCTAACGCCAGAAAGAAACTTAGAAGCCATTACTTCCAAAGAAGGAAGTTTTCTTTTAAATAACTTTTTGTTAGTTCTTTCTACTGCAGCCATTCTGTTAGGTGTCTTTTCACCCCTTTTGTATGGAAAAGAATTTAAAGCTCCTTGGTTTAATTCATGGGGTGTTCCTGCAGGAATTTTTCTTTTACTACTTATGGGAGCTGCCCCACTACTTGCTTGGAGAAAAGGGGCGGGGGCCGTGTTTTTTTCAACCCTACTCAAACCCTTTATTGCAGGCATCATCGGCGGTGGATTGTACATACTATTCTATTCCCAAAACTTTACAAAACCAGACAGTAAGTATGGAGATGTTCTTGCTGAAGTGTATTCGGTTCTTACGGTCACCATTGGGGTTTTTACCATTTCTGGGATCATACAAGAATACTACCGAGGGATTCGAGCTCGTCGTGAGGAGTTTCAAAACGAAAATCTTTTTGTGGCCGGATACCGAATGTTACTCAAAAACAAACGTAGGTATGGTGGGTATTTAGTTCATTTTTCACTTGTTCTTGTTTTTATTGGTTATGCGGGGAACGCTTTCAAAATCAATACATCAGTCCGATTTTTTTATGAACTCCAACCACCAACATCAGAAGAAATTGTTTACCAGTCTATCGACAAAGCAATGATTGGTGGGTATCAAATTGAAGCCTCTACTCTCAAATTAAAACCTGTCCTAATTTCAGGTTTAGGTGGAGAACCTAACATCCAAAATGTGATTGTTTCCCAAGAAGGGACATTCGGAATCTTTCGTGGAACAGACAAACTATCGGATTTAGTCACGGAACGCAGGTTTTACCCACAAATCTCTCACCTAACAGGAGATTTCGAAACCCATATTCCTACTAGCGAACCTGCCATTCTATCTATGGCAAAAGAAGATTTTTACATCCAACTTGGTGCCATTGAAACTTCTGATCTTAAATCAGAAAACCCAGACCTTCCTTTGATGTTTATGCAGTATTACTTCACACCGGGAAGTGAAATGGACAAACTAAAATTCTTTCTCAACTTTCCAAAACAAATTGTAGCAAACCTTGAAGTTTGGGTAAACCCACTGGTAAAACTCATTTGGCTTGGTTCCTTACTCTATT